CTCCATAGATCCCGCCGCCCTGGGCGCCGCCTTCGCCGCAAGGTTTGGAGAGCTTGTGGAGGCCAACCTTTTTTCGCTGTTCTACCTGGAAGAGGAGGGGGGTGAGCTCAAGCTCGTAGGCCACAATCATTCAGAAAAAGAAATGGACGGGCTTTCTCTGCCCGCCGCCGAATCGCCGATCATGGCGGCGGCGCTTTCGGCCGGGAACGAGATAATGGTGGACAATTTCGCAACGACCCCATACGCCACCGGGGCCAGGCGCCCGAAATACACAGACGGGTATGCCATGTGCATCCCCCTTTCGGCCGGGGGTGAGTTTGTGGGGGTCATCAACGTCAGCGGGGGCGGAGCCGGATTTTTCATGAAAGATGATTTCGGCGTTCTGCGGCTTATGGCGGAGATCACCGCCGCATCCCTGGGCAATTGCAGGATGCACTCCCGGATAAACAGGCTCGCGGTCACCGACGGGCTCACAAAGGTGTTCAACCACCAGCATTTCCACAACCTGCTGGCGCTGGAATTCGAGCGGGCCAAAAGGTTTGGCCAGGACCTTTCATGCGTAATGCTGGACGTCGATTTTTTCAAGCGTATCAACGACACGTATGGGCATCAGGCAGGCGACACGGTGTTGCGGCATATCGCCGCAAAGCTGATGGGCCATCTTCGCAAGATAGACGTGGTGGCGCGGTACGGCGGCGAGGAGTTCGCCATCCTCCTCCCCCAGACAAATATCAAGGCGGCCGTGGCCGTGGCCGAAAGGATACGCGAAGACGTGGGCGCGAATCCGGTGGTCACCGAGGCTGGCTCCATCGGCGTCACGGTGTCCATGGGAGTGTCGGACATGACGGTGAAAGGGGTCAAAAA
This region of Nitrospinota bacterium genomic DNA includes:
- a CDS encoding diguanylate cyclase, with the translated sequence MKKSTIMIVDDEEDIRLNLATALGPEGYEVVCVENGDKALGMLDDVRPGLVILDIMMPGLDGYEVCRRIKESGPQSPAVVFASALRKTRNKVEGLDLGADDYITKPFNLAELKAKIRSIFRAQESHRQLLALVDFSRSVNSIDPAALGAAFAARFGELVEANLFSLFYLEEEGGELKLVGHNHSEKEMDGLSLPAAESPIMAAALSAGNEIMVDNFATTPYATGARRPKYTDGYAMCIPLSAGGEFVGVINVSGGGAGFFMKDDFGVLRLMAEITAASLGNCRMHSRINRLAVTDGLTKVFNHQHFHNLLALEFERAKRFGQDLSCVMLDVDFFKRINDTYGHQAGDTVLRHIAAKLMGHLRKIDVVARYGGEEFAILLPQTNIKAAVAVAERIREDVGANPVVTEAGSIGVTVSMGVSDMTVKGVKKEADLIKKADEALYAAKHEGRNRTKVLLA